TAGTTTACTGGTTTAAGAAAGAGGAGATGATTCCCTGGCTGGAATCTTCCTGGAATTTTACCCAACAAATTATGCCCTTACTCTTTTTAGGCATCTTCTTTTCCGGGCTTCTATTGGGTAGACCTGGAGAAGAAGGATTAATTCCTTCCCGTTTTATTGTTTCTCTAGTAGGAGGGAATTCTTTCGGGGATAATTTTTTTGCCTCTATAGTGGGAGCCTTTATGTATTTTGCCACATGTACTGAAGTGCCTGTACTGCAGGGATTGATCGGTTCCGGTATGGGACAGGGGCCAGCACTGGCTCTATTACTTGCTGGTCCGGCCTTAAGTTTACCCAATATGCTGGTCATCCGGAGCGTTATAGGAACAAGAAAAACAGTCACTTATCTATCTTTGGTTATTATTATAGCTACTATAAGCGGTATGGTCTATGGATCTCTGGTTCAATGAAACTGAATAAAAAATAAAGGAGAAAAATGATGAAGATTGAAATTTTGGGGATGGGATGTCCTAAATGCAAGAAATTATTTCAGAATGCCCAGCAGGCAGTTAAAGAATTGGAAATTGAAGCAGAAATTATCAAGACAGAAGATCTGAATAAGATTACCGAGTACGGGGTAATAATGACTCCCGCCCTGGTCATTGATAATGAGGTTTTAAGCCCTGGCAAGATTTTGTCTGTAGAAGAAATTAAAAAAGCAATAAATTCATTTACATCATAAATAAATAATAATTAAGGTAATGGAGGTTTTATAATGAGATTATTATCCCAATATTTTCCGGAATTTACTGATAAATTAGATGAAATTGATAATATGTATCAGGGAAAAAGAATGATTAATGAAAAAACTTATCAGTTTATTTGTTTAGCTTTGTCTATTAAAAATCGTTCTACTCCCTGTGTTAAAAAGCACTTTAAAGGCGCATTAGAGGCAGGAGCTACTTTAAAAGAAATTAGTTATATCCTGGCTTTAACTTTTAGAGAGAGTGCCGGAAGCGATGATTGCTGGGTACATGATGTGTTAAAGGACTATAAAGAAATCATAAAAAGTAATATAAAATGCTGCGATTAGAATACTTAAATAATTTATAAAAGAAACATGAGAGTTGGTTGCAAAAAAAGTGAAGGAAAAACTTTTTATTCTATAATTAAACTCTACCTAGTATGGTTATTAATAAGGAACAATCAGCTACAATTAATTCTATTGCTGCACATTATGATGATGATTCTTCTGCAATTATAGAATTCGATGATTGTACTTATAAATCAAGTGTAGCAAGCGTTACAGTTTCTAATGGGATTATTACAGTATCATCAGCTTGTGGTGTTCCTATCGCAAAAATTACTATAAATTACACTGAAGGTGATATAACAAAAAGTACTACTGTAAATGTTTATATACCTGGCGGTGGTGGATGAGGATCTTAATCAGTTTTGGCAGGCGACCAAAATAAATAACTGGTTACGAATAAGAAAGGCTTATTTATATATATATGTCTTTTTATTTAATATTCAGTATTCAAGCTAATTAGCCAGGATAATTCAATAATACTAACTTAATATTTTTATATTAGACGATAACTTTTTATTATATGTAAAGGATTTGTATGATTAATAAACATTCATTAGAAGTCGGTTTTTCTTTTGGAATCACCTCAGGTATTATTACCACATTAGGCCTTATAGTTGGATTGAGCTCTGGGACACAATCCAAGGTTACAGTTATCGGTGGGATACTAACCATAGCGATAGCAGATTCCTTTTCGGATGCTTTAGGAATTCATATCTCAGAAGAATCAGAGGGAAAGCATGCAGATAAAGAAATTTGGCAATCAACAATTTTCACTTTTTTAGCTAAATTTATTTTTGCTTCTTTATTTATTCTTCCTGTATTATATTTTGATCTTTCAACAGCAGTAATCGTTAGTGTGATATTAGGTCTTTCTTTGCTATCAATCCTTAGTTTTTTGTTATCTCAAAAACAAGACTCAAACGCCTGGAAAGTAGTTCTGGAGCATCTTGTGGTTGCCATAATAGTGATACTTTTAACACATTATGCAGGTATTTGGATAGCTTCAGTATTTTAGTGAAAATTTAAATAAATACTAATAATTTAAATCATTTCTATGATGAGATAATGCTATTCTGATTCTATTTTAAAAGAAAGTGAGGTGATTTTGATGACTTGCTGTGTTGGAAAAGAAGAAAAGGGAAAAGGAAAAGATAAGGAAAAAGGTAAGAAAAATAAATCAGCATATTTAAAATAGAATAAGTATCAAGTATATCTAAAAGTTAATAAAGAAAAAACATCAGAAAGGATTGGATGCAAAGTCATAGATTAAGGCAGGAAATTGTTATGACTACTGATGGAATTTCTAATGGCAGTAGATTGGAAACACCATTTGGAAAAGGTCTAACAGTAATAAGCAAATCTCTTGATGGCTTATCAGATAGCTCCAGTTGGAGATAAAGGTAAAAAATAAATATCACTAACAACATAAAATCTGAAGATATTTCCAATCATTACACATACTGAAATATTACTTTCTATTTCTTAAATTTTGAAAGAAAACCATCTTTATTTTCGTATATAAGGTAGAAGGAAAAATTAATCTCACTCGGAGGAAAAAGAAATGAAGATGAGAAGCACGATAAAAGGCATCATTACTCTGGTGGTGATTTTAGTCATAACCGGTTTAGTGATGGTCCGCATCTTTGCCCAGGGAACGAATGCCACTTTTGAAAGGGGGATCTTCACTACGATCAGGGGCATGGAAACAGGTCCCTTGTCCAGTGAAGAGATCGAGGGAATACTGCTGATGCGGGAAGAGGAAAAGTTAGCCAGGGAAGTCTATACTGCCCTGTATGAAAAATGGAACTTGAGAACCTTTGAGTCTATAGGTCAGGGAAGTGAAACAACCCATATGGATGCCATGAAAATGCTTTTAGACCGCTATAACCTGGAAGATCCAGTGGGAGAGGATATCCCCGGTGTCTTCCAAAATGGAGAACTACAAAAAGCTTATGATGAACTGGTGGCTAAGGGAAGCAGGTCCATCCAGGATGCCATCCTGGTAGGTGCCTATATTGAAGACCTGGATATCTATGACCTGGAACGGTTGATTAAAGAGACAGACAATGATGATATCAAAATTGTCTATCAGAATCTACTGAAGGGTTCACGAAACCACCTCAGGGCTTTTGACCGACAGCTACAGCGCTACAACCTGACTTATGAAGCCCAATTTTTAACCCAGGAGGAATATGATCGCATTGCAGCCAGCAGGCAGGAATCCGGCGGAGCCATCACCGACCCGAATTTTAAATTCTAAAGTATTTCTATTCAAAATGATTTGATAGAAGCAGTAAATATAGAAAGACAGCTACCCCATTGGAATTAGAAAAGGTAGCTGTCTTTAGATTTTTATCTAAACAAATATCAGATGATTCTTTAAAAAAATTTAAAATAGAGTGATTTTTAAAATACTATTTACAATAGTATAATGAAATATTTTTTATAATCAAAAAAACAGTATAGTTTAAGTGATAGAAAGGAGTATGCTGTCATGTCCAAGAAGAAAAGTAAGAACTATTTATTGAGGATTATAGTCCAGGTATTTTTCTTAATGCTCATAGTTATGATAAGTTACAATCATTACCGAGTTGAACAGGGCTTAGCACCTGTTCTAATCGGATCACCTTCTTTGCATGCCATCTGTCCCTTCGGGGGTGTTGTGACCGCCTATACCTATTTTACCCAAGGGATTTTTGTCAGAAAGATTCATCAGTCTTCCTTCACCCTAATGTGGCTGGTTCTTTTACTGACCCTGATTTTCGGACCCGTATTCTGCGGGTGGGCATGTCCTTTTGGTACGGTACAGGAGTTTGTAGGGAAAATTGGCAAAAGAATATTCCCGAAAAAATATAACCGATTTATCATTCCCAAGACAGATCAGTTGCTGCGTTATATGCGTTACATTGTCCTTATCCTGGTCATCTATATTACCACAAGGGAACTGACCCTGGTTTTTCTGAATATTGATCCATATTTTGCCCTGTTTAATTTCTGGTCAGATGATGTCACGCTATCTGCCCTCATTATGCTGGGCATCATGTTAATCCTGTCCTTGTTTGTGGAACGCCCCTGGTGTAAGTATCTTTGTCCCTTAGGGGCATTACTGGGGATATTTAATCTCTTTCGCATAATTCCATTAAGACGCAATAAAGGAACCTGTATCAACTGCAAACAATGTGATAATATTTGTCCTATTAATATTGAGATATCGGATAAAAGAATTATTCGTAATCATCAGTGCATCTCCTGCCTGCTTTGCACCGATGAGGTTACATGTCCAGTGAAGGATACTCTTTATTTTGGGTTTTTACGTAAAAACTAACTGAATAAAATTTTTTATAGAGAGGTGCGAAATGAAAATCAGTCATATTCATATATTGATAGCCATTCTCGTTATTATCGGTGGTGGTATCGGAATAGCCAGCCAGATGAGTCTCTTCGAAACCTCCCGTTCGGCTGAACCAGCAAGGTTAACCGAGGATATGTATGATATTGCCGATATCAGAGGGTCTTCTACGCTGAAAGAAGTTGAGACCTATTATCAGGTTCCGTCAGAGGCGATTATTGAAGCATTCAATTTAAAACCAGATATTAATCCATCCACATTTCAGCTGAAGGACTTGAAAGAAATCTATCAAACAATGGAGATCGAAGGGGCTGAGTATGCTGTAGAAACAGATACGGTCAAGGTTTTTGTCTCTCTTTTTTCTGATATTCCCTATACTTCAGAAGAGACCTTTTATTTACCTCAAACTGCGGTCAATTATCTGATCAGGGAGAATAAATTAGCCCAGGAGGAAGAAGATTACTGGATAAAGCACACCTTTGACCTGGTTCCTATTGAACCCGGTAAGGAGATTGCTGAAGTTAAAGAGGATACCAACAATGAGCCTGTTAACCAGGAAGAAGAAAAGAATGATATTTCTATTACCGGAAGAATGACAATTGCTGAGATTATAACCATGGAGATTGATTCGGAAACATTTAAAGAGATCACCGGCTTAGATGTTCCTGAAGATAAAACAGTTTCTATCAGGGATTTTATTACCTCACGAGATCTAGAATTCTCTGTAATAAAAGAAAAAATGGAATTTTTCTTGTCTTCAAATAATAAAAATTAAAAAATTATGAAAGAAAATCTCCTCCTCTTGCGTATAGAAAGTAGAAATTAAATAAGATTTACGGAGGATAAAATTATGAAGAATACCCATGCCATCAGATCAACGATTATTTTTACAGCGATGATCCTGCTTGCCGTATTCTTGCTACTCAATGCTCTTGCACATGGTACTACTCAGGGTCATCAGGGGAAAGGTAGGAACGGATTCCAGCAGAAGGTCTCAGGATCACAAGAACTTTTGCTACAGGAAAAACATCAGCAGAAACAACTTACTAAATTTGAAGATGGCAGTAACGATGTTCAGGAACTAAAACAGAATCAACTATCACAGCAGGGAAAAAGGAAAAACATCAAGTGATAGGTTATAGAGCAGCCAGATTGCCGACCTTTTTGTATTTAATAAAAAATATATTTCTTTTTAGTGAATTGGAATGATTTGACCAAATAATTTTTTAAAAATATTATTACAATGAAAGAAAATTATTCTTGTTTGCGTATAGATAGATAGAGGAAAGTAAAGATTTTAAGTCAATATTAAAGGAGGAGAAAATATCCATGAAGATTAAAAATTTATTACGTAGTACAGTAACTATACTGGTCATTGCACTGATCATCGGCAGTCTAACGGTGATAGCCTTAGCCAAGAACGGTCCAGGTAATGGCGGCATGTCCGGAGGAGGTGCGAAACAGGGAAATCAGGTTCAGATACATGAACCGAAGAAGAATCAGAACAGAGTGCAAGAACCGGGTAATGCCCCCACTAAGCTTCAGGAACAGAAGAAGACCCAATTACAAGAATGCGAAAAAGAATGCAATCAAAATTGTGAAGAAAATTGTAATTGTGAATGCATAGGTGATGGTAATGGTGTTCAACTGCAGATCAATGCTGCTGAATTACAGGAGTTGACCATTGCCCAGATAGCGGTACGCTGGGATCTTGATGCGGATAATTTGTTAACCAAACTTATCCAGACCTTCAAGCTAGAGGAAGAATATACAACTAAAAATACTCTAAATGACCTGAGGACAGAATATCGCTTTTCACTTTCTGAGATAAAAGATATCCTAAAGGCCCTAATCTAGAGAAATAGAATTGTAAAATCTATATCTATAAAAATAATTTCTGATTATAGCCCTTCAGTAGATTACTGAAGGGCTATAATGGTATGAGTATATTGAAAATAATTGTTTGTTTGTCGCGTTTCTACTGTAAAAACTACCTAAGTTACACTGAAGGAGATTAGTAAAAAATACTACTGTAAATTTTTATATGCTTCAAGCTCATGGATTTTTGATTTAAGAATTTCATTTGCTCTTATACGTGACAGATTGAAAGATTGCCATTGTGAATAATAAAAAGAGTCTCTATTTTGAGTATGTTGATATAATATGAAGGACAGGCTTTTTCTCATGTCCTCATCCAGAATATCCAATACATTAATAGTAATAGGTATGGCATCATCTGACAGGGAACCTAAATAATCAATATCTATCTTACCAATCCTTTCAAACCTCTCTATATTCCTTCGAACAATAAATGCATCAGGATTTAGTAAATTCATAATAGCTATAAACAATACTACCGAGATCAAAACACGAAGTGTAAAAGCACTTTCCCTATCGTCCTGAAAAAATTTATAAAAAAGTAAACAGAAAATAACTGCTAACAAAATAATAAATGCATGGCTATAGAACCTCAAAGTAGTAAATCCATAAGCTTCTTCATAAAGAGATAAGCGGATAAAAGCGGAGACCATTATTAATATTACCTGAGTAACAAGTGCAGTACTTAAAATCTTAAAACTTAATGTATGTTCAGCCTCTTTTTTAATCACATATTTTTCTGCAATTAAAAGTAAGAATAAAGAGATAGCAGCAACTGCTATTAATTCAAAAAATCCTCGACGTGCATATTCGGCATAGGTAAATCCTTGAGCTGATATATTACTTTCACCGCCAAAAAGATAAGTCATTTGAACAATTATAAAAATGGAAAATAAAATATTTATTGAGCCCAGGATAATAGAGCTTCCTATCTGCCCAACAGCGTGTTTATTGCTGCTCTGTGGCATGATAGTTTCACCTTCCTCCCGGAATGAATAAGTATAAGCACCGATAAAAACAATTGTAACTATTAAGATTAAAAGAAATCTTAAAAATAGTTCCATTTCGTTTTCAATACTTAATATCTCTGAAATATATTTTTGAAAAATCAGATCTGCAGAAGAAAATAATAAGAGAAATACAAAAAGAGCAGGGATTGTCATTATAATTCCACTTAGAATTTGAGATAATATTTTTCTATCTTCTTTTACCCCGCGTAGTAAAAATATATTTGATAATGTTTGGAATGCGAGCTGAAAAAATTTAAAAGGCAGAAAAAAGATTTTTAAAAAATCTTGAAGGGAAGGCTTTTTCAATTTGCTATAAAAAGATATTTCAGCAATAACAAGTAATAATATTAGCGAAGTAACGATATCAAGAAAGATTAGTAAGTCGTTGGAGCGAACAAAAATCATTGTACTAAAAAATACAAGCAATATGATAGGTGTAAAAACTTCTTTATTTATTTGTTTTTGAGTGATTCTTGCCATAATAAAAAGGCCTGCTATAATCAAAAGAATGTATAGAAGAAATGAAATGCCAGGAATTTTATCGTAGAAAAGGTAATCAAAAAGTATACCCAAACCTAGAGATATTATTGTTATGATATAAACCTTAGGCATATCATTTGATTGGTTTTTATGCATTTTTATCAAGTTTCTCCTTATATTTATGTTGTTTAAAAGGCTTAGGTTGTTTAATTGAAGTAAAATATATAGATTGTTTTATCATTATTATGTACTTAAGATTATTGTATACAACATTATATACCACAATATTTATCTTTGAAAATAAATCTGACATTATCTTCTTACAATTATACTCTTTAATAAGCAACAAGTATTAATTATTAACGAAGATATAGCTATGAGTAATCGAGTAGTTGCCTCTATAGAAAATTCTTCTCCAGAACTTTATTTCCTTATTGATGCTTAGAAAGCAAAGAAATTTTTACTTTTTAGATATTAATAGCAAAACAAACAAAGGTTATCAAACCAGGGTCATGTTTCCCTTGATTTTATTACCGAGAAGGGGATAGACCAAAATATTTTCTTGGAATATAAAAATTATCTCAAGAAGAATAATTTCAAAGACGATGCTTTTTTGTAGAAACAACTATAACTGCAAAGGTGATCTCCTGAGAGTTGCTCAGCATACCTGTCATAGAATCTTGGAAAGGTTGCAATTTTACAATGACCACATTAAAATGGAAGAAGACTTGTCAAACAATTACAAAACATTCGAAGGAGTGAAATTTTGAGGTTTTTACACTAATTTTTCTTTCTATTTCAGATAATCATAATTACAAGAAGCAGAAAAGAGGACCTTATTTTTTAAAAAAAGTTGGTTTGTATGAACACAAAAAAATCAAAAAATGATATCATCTTATCCATAGAGGTGCCAAAGTTTCCGGGTTTAGGCAAAGCACGCTAAAATATTATACCGAGCTTGGAATATTGCCTTTTACCCAGGATGGAGAAAGACTGATCCGGAAATATAATAAAAATGAAGCCTTAAAACGCTTTGAAGAGATCAGGAAATTAAAAGAAAGAAGAATGGCAATTAAGGAAATTGCTGAGTATTTTGAAAATTAATATTGATTGTTTTTAGATAAAAATAATTCTTGACAAATGTTAGCAATTATGCTAACAATTATATTGAAGGATGTTTAATGACATTACCTAAAAAAGAAGATTATATCTTTTACCAAGGAGATAAATTTCAAGTAGAATTTTACCTTACCGAGACAGGCAAGATGCCTGCTAAGGAATATTTCGAAAATGAAAAAAAAGGATGTACAGGTTAAATTGGCGGCCTTGGTAAAGTATATTGCTGATCACGGTAGACTTTTTGATAAAACAAAAGTCAGGAAAGTAGATTCAGATGAAAAAATATTTGAGTTTAAACCGAAAGAACATCGTTTTTTTAGCTTTTTTTATAAAGAAAAGAAAATAATTATTACTAATGCTTATATGAAAAAATCTCAAAAAGTTAGCAAAAATGATTTAGAAAAAGCTAAAAATATAAAAAGGGACTATATTGCGAGGGTTATAGGAGGTAATTACTATGAAAAAAACTAAGACTTATATGGACAAATTAATGCAAGATAAAGATTTTCGAGAAAAATTTGATGAAGAATATAAAAATTTATGTCTTGCAGAACAAATCGCCAAAGTTCGACATAATGCTAATTTAACTCAGGAAGAGTTAGCTCAGCGCATTGAAAGTACTAAGTCAGCAATTTCTCGTTATGAGAATTCTAATTATAATAGCTATAGCGTAAAACTATTAAATAAGATTGCTAAAGCTTGTAATACAGATTTACAAATAAGTTTTGTGCCAAGAGGAGCTAAAGGCATTTAACTTGTCTTAACTTGTCACAGTATTATATTTTGTGCCCTGCCTATTCTTTCCCTGGAATATTATCTTTATATAAAATCTATATCATGGTAATATTTAATTAAACCGGTTTTACCGGTGATAGTTATTTATATATTATAGACTAGATGTATAAAGAGTATTAAAAACCTCCAATATATTTTGGAGGTTTTTCCGTTTTTATTGTTAAAAGTAAGCTATATTTATCTTAAAATATATTCTACCTTTCCTTTTCTTATTTCTTAAAAACTTACTTGTTTAATTTCTCAAAATAAGTACCCAACGGTTTTTTGCTATCCATATATACGCCTTTCTTAATAATGTTTATCTATCAAAACCCAATCAGATCTTTCTCAATTTCCGGGTAAAGATTATCAATTTGTTTTTGGATTTCGATGGTTTTTTGTAGTGCAGTGACAATGCGGCAATAATGTGGTGCGTCTTCTAATATTCTTCCTTTGCGGTCTTTTAAGTATTTCGGTAATACCTGGTATCCACCGATATAATAATTCCAAACTTCAGGTACAATGCCTTCAAAAAATTTGTCATTATTGATATAAATACGCTGTTCGTTTTCCTGATAGTCAATTTTATCGATACGGTCATTGTCCCCTTCTCCCTGGTAGCGGGCAACTGGTATATCAAACAAGGGACTTTTCAGGAGATGCAGATCAGCTAATTGTTTACCTAGTTTGCCCATTTCTCGAAACAAGCTTTCATCTAAGGTAAAGGGAACCCTAGGGAAGTCAATCTTTAAGAATTTGGCATAGGTTTCCCGGTAGATATTGCTGTAAAAAATTCCATAGATATAATAGAGAATTTCTTCTGGAGTTGGGATTTGTTTGTAGCTTTCTTCTAATTTTTTAAATATGACAGGAGAGATGTTGGGTTCTTTTTCTGTCTTATGATGGTTGAAAAGATTTTTCTTTCGAGAATCTGGATATAAGTATAGCGGAGCTTGTTGAATAATACCTTTGCTGCTGAAAAATGTACGATTATCAACCATATTTTTTGATATAATAAACTGCGAATATTGATCATTGCCAGAATATTGTCTTGCATAGCATATTGAAATATTTTCTTCTAACATATTTCTCATAACTTCAAACCGACACCTAAAGACAATATTATCTTGGTAATAAATATGCCTTGTGTCAAAGAGCCGATATAAAATTTTATTAAAATAATTTTCCCAATCATTTACCTCTCTAAATTTTCTTCTTTGTTCTGAAATTTTCCATTGATAATTTTCACCAATATTAAGGCTATCTTTGATAAGATCATCCGGTAAATTTGGATTTCTAAACATTTGAATTTTGTTTCTAAGAGAATTCTTATCAAAATCAATTGCTAAGCTATCCCTTGCTGTTACTATTCCTGTTACATTTACCGGAAATATTTCATTAACCTTTTTCCATTTTAAATATTTTTGTATTTTCGAAACATTTCTAGGAATAAAGAAATACCAGGGCGAAACTGGTTTTAACTCTGCATAATTTTCTACCTTAAATTCATTTTCATCTAACCAGTCATATTTTTCCTCTCTTAAACCATATAAATCTGCATGATAGATTGCTGGTTCTTTTTTATCTTTATTCTTTATAAACAAGGCAATGGATACACCCTGCCTGATATCAAAGACATTCTCATCCTTGCCGCCTTCCGGAGTAGTCTCTTTTTTCAGACTATTGCCATGTAGATCAAGAATATAAATTTCATCAAATGTTTTCATTAAACTCTGGCGCATGCCCCGAAAGGTAGGATTATCCAGGTAGCTGTGATTGGTGATCATCCCCAAAACTCCGGAACCTGATGTTTGAATTTTCCACTGGGCAAAACGTAAGAATTTAACATAATCATCCTGTAGCCAAACCTTTTTCTCTCCCAGGGGTTTATCATCCACCTTGTAATAACTCTGGCAACCTTCAATATCTTCTTTGAGCAGTTTTTCGGTCCAGTCATTGACATTGGAAGAGATGCCGCTATAGGGCGGGTTGCCCAGGATAACTAGGATCGGCTGTTCTTTTTTTATCTTGCCGGCTAAATGGCTTTCCTCACTTATGGAAGTAAATATCAGAATAGGCATTTGTTCAATTTCTTCCATCTCCAGAGTATTGGTTAAATAGAGTTTGAATCGTTCATCCTCTGCGAGTTGATAGCCCAGCTCATCCAGGATAAAGCCCATCTTGAGATGACCGATGGCATAGGGAGCCATCATCAATTCAAAGGCATAAAAATTATTCAGGATATGGTTTTTAATCCACTGGTGCAGCGCACCTTTACCATATTTAGACCTGTATTCTTCTGCAGCCAGATTGATAGCCTTGGCTGGAAAGGTCAGTGTGCCACCGGCCGGATCAAGTAATTTGACTTCCGGATTTGCCAGACCATCGGATAAATTAAAATTAGTTTTTAAGATAGAGTGAATTGCTTTCACAATATAATTTACTACCGTTTCCGGGGTATAGTAGACTCCGCGTTTTTCCCTGATACCCGGGTCATAAGTGGATAGAAAGGTTTCATAGAAATGAATAATGGGATCGTTTCCCCTGCCGGATTGATAATATTCATCCAGTATCTTCTTTACTTCGGTTGCCCATAAAAGTTCGCCAATATCATCTACAATGACTTGCAGAGATTTGGGCGGATCTTCCAGGGAAATAAAACGAAAAACATCACGCAAGATACCGATAGTGCGGGGAATATAATCATAGGCAATTTTACGGTTAAATTCTCCGTTTGCCCGGGTACGTGCCGCAAAGAGTCCATAAGTGATGGTTTGGGCATAAAGGTCAGCAAATTGTTTTTATGTTAAGGTAGTAATGAGGTACTTTTGGAAAGCCTCATAAAAGCCTTTAATCTGTTTATGTCCTTTATCATTTCCATTATTTTCAGCCAGCTCAACGACAATAATTTCATCCCGTAAGAAGCGGGTACGTTTGGCTAGTTCAATAGCCAGGGAGCGGGCAGTTTTGATACTGGGTAGAGAGAAAGAAAAGAAAATTTCAAATAGTTCTTTAAATTCAGCAGTATTTTCTACCGGAGGAGGAGCCTGTAATTTCCTGGCCAATATTGGTCGGCCTATCATCACTTCTTTGATTCTTTCTCCGTTCCGATAGAGGCGGAATTCATAGAAATTGGTTAGAATAACATTGGGGAAAGTAGACAAATAACGTTTTAACTGCTCAGTGGTTTCTATAATATCCAGATTAGTATTGGAAGGATCTTTAGCTTCAATATAACCGGTGATATGGTTTTTGCCATCCCAGATACGAAAATCTGGATTACCTGCTTCGGTCCTTTTGGGAAGTGTAGTCACATCGATATTTTTGACTTTTAAAAGGTCAGCTAACTCTCTGATTAATATACTGAGATATTGGTAATAACTTTCTTCGCGGGCATCTCCATGCTGGTAGGTATTGCTGAGTTCTTTTAAATAATTTTTTAAGAGACTTTTAACCAAAATTAGTTCCTTTTATTATATTTTTAATATTGTAAAACATTACAATATATTGATTATTATGTTATTGTATTGTTTATCTATGCCAGGCAAAAAAGAGAGTATTTTTACTGCAGCAATTATTACTCTAACTTTTTTAAGTTTAATAAAATAAAATGATAAATGCAATATAACAGTCTTATTTTTAATAAGAATAAATTAAAATTGACTTATAATATCTTAATCATACAATGTAGAAAACACACCTGCCAAGCCTTTCAACGATGTGTACCCTGTTGGATTTTTCTTTTTAATAAGAGATGCAAAGGAAACATTGTAACCCACCAACAACATTGCTGGAATAAATTGAACTTCTTAAGAGAAAGTTTGCTGATAAACTTCATTAGCCAGGAAGAATCAATAATATAGAAAAATATAGAAAAAAAGTCTGCTTATAATCAATTTAATATTGATATAATATAGATAAATAATTTAATCGGGTAATCCATGGTAGACCGTATAACAAAAGATAAATGACACTGGAAGGTGAGTTTCCTCAAATTTATAGAATTGAACAAGCAAGATAGCACTTATAAAATAGAGAAAAAAGAAAGGGTTGGGAAGAGAAATATCCATGTTACAAATA
The sequence above is a segment of the Atribacterota bacterium genome. Coding sequences within it:
- a CDS encoding N-6 DNA methylase, giving the protein MRDVFRFISLEDPPKSLQVIVDDIGELLWATEVKKILDEYYQSGRGNDPIIHFYETFLSTYDPGIREKRGVYYTPETVVNYIVKAIHSILKTNFNLSDGLANPEVKLLDPAGGTLTFPAKAINLAAEEYRSKYGKGALHQWIKNHILNNFYAFELMMAPYAIGHLKMGFILDELGYQLAEDERFKLYLTNTLEMEEIEQMPILIFTSISEESHLAGKIKKEQPILVILGNPPYSGISSNVNDWTEKLLKEDIEGCQSYYKVDDKPLGEKKVWLQDDYVKFLRFAQWKIQTSGSGVLGMITNHSYLDNPTFRGMRQSLMKTFDEIYILDLHGNSLKKETTPEGGKDENVFDIRQGVSIALFIKNKDKKEPAIYHADLYGLREEKYDWLDENEFKVENYAELKPVSPWYFFIPRNVSKIQKYLKWKKVNEIFPVNVTGIVTARDSLAIDFDKNSLRNKIQMFRNPNLPDDLIKDSLNIGENYQWKISEQRRKFREVNDWENYFNKILYRLFDTRHIYYQDNIVFRCRFEVMRNMLEENISICYARQYSGNDQYSQFIISKNMVDNRTFFSSKGIIQQAPLYLYPDSRKKNLFNHHKTEKEPNISPVIFKKLEESYKQIPTPEEILYYIYGIFYSNIYRETYAKFLKIDFPRVPFTLDESLFREMGKLGKQLADLHLLKSPLFDIPVARYQGEGDNDRIDKIDYQENEQRIYINNDKFFEGIVPEVWNYYIGGYQVLPKYLKDRKGRILEDAPHYCRIVTALQKTIEIQKQIDNLYPEIEKDLIGF
- a CDS encoding adenine methyltransferase, translated to MVKSLLKNYLKELSNTYQHGDAREESYYQYLSILIRELADLLKVKNIDVTTLPKRTEAGNPDFRIWDGKNHITGYIEAKDPSNTNLDIIETTEQLKRYLSTFPNVILTNFYEFRLYRNGERIKEVMIGRPILARKLQAPPPVENTAEFKELFEIFFSFSLPSIKTARSLAIELAKRTRFLRDEIIVVELAENNGNDKGHKQIKGFYEAFQKYLITTLT